The following proteins are encoded in a genomic region of Paenibacillus sp. FSL H3-0469:
- the wecB gene encoding UDP-N-acetylglucosamine 2-epimerase (non-hydrolyzing), which yields MKIMTILGTRPEIIRLSVIIPLLDRHADRHVLVHTGQNFTASLSGVFFAELGLRAPDYVLQDKQAGLGGQLAAMFGSLESILLQEQPDRVLLLGDTNSALCAILAERMGIPVVHMEAGNRCYDLKVPEEKNRRVIDAVSTINMPYTQQSKRHLLSEGFPSQRIVLTGNPIHEVITHYEEQIAASDILSRLKLEAGRYLLVTAHRAENVDDPESLLQIMSGLNLVAEQLGLRLICSIHPRTRSKLTEQFPLTMNPLVEFHEPFGFFDFVHLERYALCAITDSGTVQEECCLMGVPTVTIRRTTERPETVDCGSNVVSGVEQNSILRCTVLMTSLKPDWEAPEGYLAQGVSVKVVKFLLGGNLHVQ from the coding sequence ATGAAGATCATGACGATTTTGGGCACACGGCCCGAGATCATCCGCCTTAGCGTCATCATTCCGCTGCTGGACCGGCATGCGGATCGGCATGTGCTGGTGCATACGGGACAGAATTTCACGGCCAGCCTCAGCGGGGTATTCTTCGCCGAGCTGGGACTCCGCGCACCGGACTACGTGCTGCAGGATAAGCAGGCCGGACTCGGGGGCCAGCTGGCCGCTATGTTCGGCAGCCTGGAGAGCATTCTGCTTCAGGAGCAGCCGGACCGCGTGCTGCTGCTGGGTGATACCAACAGTGCGCTGTGTGCCATTCTGGCCGAGCGGATGGGCATCCCTGTGGTGCATATGGAAGCAGGCAACCGCTGTTACGATCTGAAAGTGCCGGAGGAGAAAAACCGCCGTGTCATAGATGCCGTCTCCACCATAAATATGCCGTATACCCAGCAGAGTAAAAGACATCTGCTTAGCGAAGGGTTCCCCAGCCAGCGTATCGTGCTAACCGGTAATCCCATCCATGAGGTAATTACGCATTACGAAGAGCAAATCGCTGCCAGCGACATCCTGTCCCGGCTGAAGCTTGAAGCCGGCCGGTATCTGCTGGTGACTGCCCACCGGGCCGAGAATGTCGATGATCCGGAGTCACTGCTCCAGATTATGTCCGGGCTGAACCTGGTGGCTGAGCAGTTGGGGCTCCGCCTGATCTGCAGCATTCATCCCCGTACACGCTCCAAGCTTACGGAGCAGTTCCCGCTGACTATGAACCCGCTGGTGGAGTTTCACGAACCCTTCGGATTTTTTGACTTTGTTCATCTGGAACGTTATGCCCTGTGCGCCATTACCGACAGCGGCACCGTTCAAGAAGAATGTTGCCTGATGGGAGTACCTACGGTGACCATACGCCGGACAACAGAACGCCCGGAGACCGTCGATTGCGGAAGTAATGTAGTGTCCGGGGTAGAACAGAACAGCATTCTGCGCTGCACCGTGCTGATGACGTCGCTTAAGCCTGATTGGGAGGCGCCGGAAGGGTATCTGGCCCAAGGTGTCTCGGTAAAGGTAGTTAAATTTCTGCTTGGAGGGAACCTGCATGTTCAATAA
- a CDS encoding aspartyl-phosphate phosphatase Spo0E family protein produces the protein MGNEEYKDKIEQARQELNKLALEYGMQDVRVLRQSVKLDALLNEYSDCNTEKDDQLY, from the coding sequence ATGGGGAATGAAGAATATAAGGATAAGATTGAACAGGCAAGACAGGAACTGAACAAACTAGCCTTGGAGTACGGGATGCAGGATGTCCGGGTACTCCGCCAATCGGTGAAGCTGGATGCGCTCCTGAATGAATACAGTGATTGTAATACGGAGAAGGATGATCAGCTTTATTAG
- a CDS encoding DUF3880 domain-containing protein has translation MKTKKRGGLPRDYRDGYLQGYHLGLCEAVKRLNTPEVGERQPLKLMYVPQGFQAIDAGVAEALRLLVSELIICPPETMLEVAARELPEAVLVMNGLHVFPENHLEQITAIRQLGIPAAIWFVDDPYFTEDTSVICRHYDYVFTHELGCVEFYRSLGTASVHYLPLCVNPQMFYPRHTGPQYHYDVVFIGNAFRNRTELFDELVPFLRGKKVLIAGGFWERLAHFEELSPYIREGFIPPEETANYYSGAKLVINIHRPWEGGMDNRNTFQLPSLSINPRTYEISACGTMQLTDIRQDLDIHYKPGRDLETFASADELKRKIDYYLKHEKERRGYALRALQTTLRRHTFTSRLPHLLGVLTSRG, from the coding sequence GTGAAAACAAAAAAGAGAGGCGGGCTTCCACGGGATTACCGGGATGGTTATCTGCAAGGGTACCATCTCGGCCTGTGCGAAGCCGTGAAGCGCCTGAATACCCCTGAAGTGGGGGAACGCCAGCCGTTAAAACTGATGTATGTTCCCCAGGGGTTTCAGGCTATCGATGCGGGAGTCGCAGAAGCACTGCGGCTGCTGGTAAGCGAGCTGATCATCTGTCCTCCGGAAACTATGCTGGAGGTGGCAGCGCGCGAATTGCCGGAGGCGGTGCTGGTGATGAACGGGCTGCATGTATTTCCGGAGAATCATTTGGAGCAAATTACGGCAATACGGCAGCTGGGTATCCCGGCGGCGATCTGGTTCGTGGATGATCCTTATTTCACCGAGGACACATCCGTCATCTGCCGGCATTACGATTATGTATTCACGCATGAGCTGGGCTGTGTGGAATTCTACCGTTCGCTGGGGACGGCGTCTGTGCACTACCTTCCGCTGTGCGTCAACCCCCAGATGTTCTATCCGCGCCACACCGGACCGCAATATCACTATGATGTCGTGTTCATCGGCAATGCCTTCCGCAACCGTACGGAGCTGTTCGATGAGCTGGTCCCCTTCCTGCGGGGGAAGAAGGTGCTGATCGCCGGGGGGTTCTGGGAGCGGCTAGCCCACTTCGAGGAGCTGTCTCCGTACATCAGAGAGGGCTTCATCCCGCCGGAGGAGACCGCCAATTATTACAGCGGCGCCAAGCTGGTCATCAATATCCACCGGCCCTGGGAAGGAGGGATGGACAACCGGAATACGTTCCAGCTGCCGTCCCTCTCCATTAATCCCCGGACCTATGAGATCAGCGCCTGCGGGACGATGCAGCTGACCGATATCCGGCAGGATCTGGATATCCACTACAAGCCGGGCCGCGATCTGGAGACCTTCGCTTCTGCCGATGAGCTGAAGCGCAAAATTGATTATTACCTGAAGCACGAGAAGGAGCGCCGCGGGTATGCGTTGCGGGCACTGCAGACCACGCTGCGCCGGCATACCTTTACTTCGCGTCTGCCTCATTTACTGGGTGTTCTTACTTCAAGAGGGTGA
- a CDS encoding glycosyltransferase, with translation MNNEFIMPAPPLPRTPAEEEKLRGRLTGFKGGYDEGYLRGRLAVLDGRPEEPQPVRNIHVMYVASGKGYPYSPLDDAVLFALQRQTVQVTITDVRQNLVELAAAQRPDLVLVLDGLDLPLEQVAILRGQGIKTAIWLTDDPYYTDFTMKIVAHYDFVFTLERNCVEIYRGLGCTEVHYLPFAAHREHYRPTTGRSPVSRDVSFIGSAYWNRINFFRDIMPELMSYNTVINGIWWDRLPEAPLYGDRIEIGKWMSPQETAVTYSGSKIVINLHRSHIDDAVNNNTLYIPAVSPNPRTFEIAASGTLQLCDARDDLGSFYKVGEEIDTYSSPRELMDKIQYYLTHEEERREMSLRAFERTLRDHTYARRLGQLLTIIYG, from the coding sequence ATGAACAATGAATTTATTATGCCTGCCCCGCCATTGCCGAGAACCCCTGCGGAGGAAGAGAAGCTGCGGGGCCGCCTGACCGGCTTCAAAGGCGGTTATGACGAAGGCTATCTTCGGGGACGGCTGGCTGTGCTGGACGGACGCCCGGAGGAGCCGCAGCCGGTAAGGAATATCCATGTGATGTACGTGGCTTCAGGCAAGGGATACCCGTATTCTCCGCTGGATGATGCAGTGCTCTTCGCTCTGCAGCGGCAGACGGTCCAGGTCACGATTACCGATGTGCGCCAGAATCTGGTGGAGCTGGCAGCCGCCCAGCGTCCGGATCTCGTGCTGGTGCTGGATGGTCTGGATTTGCCGCTGGAGCAGGTGGCTATTCTGCGCGGCCAGGGCATCAAGACCGCAATCTGGCTGACCGATGATCCGTATTACACGGACTTCACAATGAAGATTGTGGCCCACTATGACTTTGTATTCACACTGGAGCGTAATTGCGTAGAGATCTACCGCGGCCTGGGCTGCACGGAGGTCCACTATCTGCCTTTTGCCGCGCACCGTGAGCATTACCGTCCGACTACCGGTCGGTCGCCGGTCAGCCGGGATGTCAGCTTCATCGGGTCCGCGTACTGGAACCGGATTAATTTCTTCCGCGATATTATGCCGGAGCTGATGAGCTACAACACGGTCATTAACGGAATCTGGTGGGACCGGTTGCCGGAAGCTCCGCTCTATGGCGACCGGATTGAGATCGGCAAGTGGATGTCCCCTCAGGAGACGGCTGTAACTTACAGCGGCTCGAAAATTGTGATCAACCTTCACCGCTCGCATATCGACGATGCCGTCAACAATAACACGCTGTATATTCCGGCCGTATCGCCGAATCCGCGTACGTTCGAGATTGCTGCCAGCGGCACGCTGCAGCTCTGCGATGCCCGTGACGATCTCGGCTCCTTCTACAAGGTGGGCGAAGAGATCGACACCTACTCCAGCCCCCGCGAGCTGATGGACAAAATCCAGTACTATCTGACGCACGAGGAAGAGCGCCGGGAGATGTCTCTCCGCGCCTTCGAACGCACGCTGAGGGATCATACGTATGCCAGACGTCTGGGTCAGCTGCTCACTATTATTTACGGGTAA
- a CDS encoding AAA family ATPase codes for MLYLRHVELLRDAVPSFGSYPFHLPVVRTLERLAFQKQVTFLVGENGSGKSTLLEGIAAAWGFNPEGGTLNFSFHTRASHSSLHEYLRIARGVRRPKDGFFLRAESYYNVASYIDKLDEEPGMGNRIKDSYGGSSLHEQSHGESFFSTFVHRFSGQGIYILDEPEAALSPLRQMSLLARMHELAEQNSQFIIATHSPILMSYPGADILLLQGESITPVALEDTEHYTVTRAFMMNREKMLRELLGDDF; via the coding sequence ATGCTGTATCTGCGCCATGTCGAGCTGCTGCGGGATGCAGTCCCTTCCTTCGGGAGCTATCCGTTTCATCTGCCGGTGGTACGAACCTTGGAACGGCTTGCTTTTCAGAAACAGGTCACTTTTCTTGTGGGGGAGAACGGTAGCGGGAAGTCTACCTTGCTGGAAGGCATTGCTGCTGCCTGGGGGTTCAATCCGGAAGGGGGGACGCTGAATTTCTCATTCCATACCCGTGCCTCGCATTCAAGCCTTCATGAATACCTGCGGATTGCCAGAGGGGTACGGCGGCCGAAGGACGGCTTTTTCCTGCGTGCGGAGAGCTATTACAATGTGGCTTCTTATATCGATAAGCTGGATGAGGAGCCGGGCATGGGGAACCGGATTAAAGATTCTTATGGAGGAAGCTCGCTGCATGAGCAGTCGCATGGAGAATCCTTCTTCTCCACGTTCGTTCACCGCTTCAGCGGGCAGGGCATCTATATTCTGGACGAGCCCGAGGCCGCTTTGTCTCCCCTGCGGCAGATGTCACTGCTGGCGCGGATGCATGAGCTGGCGGAGCAGAATTCCCAGTTCATCATCGCCACCCACTCCCCAATCCTGATGTCCTATCCGGGTGCGGATATTCTCCTGCTGCAGGGAGAGAGCATCACGCCTGTTGCGCTGGAGGACACAGAGCATTACACGGTCACCCGCGCCTTCATGATGAACCGGGAGAAGATGCTCCGCGAGCTGCTGGGCGATGATTTTTGA
- a CDS encoding glycosyltransferase → MAAPQPFAGERRDTMADKATIVLFSHVSNTRSITGAEKLLLFFSRELSPYFNCILVAPQDGKLTQLARSYGLQVRLMSIPLVYGVYTPYAGLPADIRKLQEGREYHELTHWLAELRPSFVITSTCVHALPPIAAKTLGIPVIWKISETITDNEFTPVSVELIHNHSDEILAISQTAAACFPEEIRDSKVTQLPPSWSDGDLMFEAWSKLRGERRSELKIAPGDPLIGYVSSFINKEKGLEHFVKMAVLVHEQHPAARYLVVGTPGDKSYYERCVRKVKLEGLTSRFRFVGYEECLPAAYCAMDLLVVPSLIREGFGMTALEGYAFSKPVVAYDSGGLREILNAAGCGELLVPAGDIDALAARVNALLADQAMAAGIGRQAREHIEAVYGPAAYRARLQGLAERWHLRYCLQPPQLSGGLEALPAAAPAGGKSAPAAAPTRGKSGRRAARLRAAKLRRGRLRRAKSRSSAAGKSPRRKKRAASSARRRASGGKKRRAGHAGSRRSKRRRKAS, encoded by the coding sequence ATGGCTGCTCCACAGCCCTTCGCAGGGGAGCGCCGAGACACCATGGCCGACAAAGCGACGATCGTCCTCTTTTCCCATGTCTCCAACACGCGCAGTATTACGGGTGCGGAGAAGCTGCTGTTATTCTTCAGCCGGGAGTTGTCTCCTTACTTCAATTGTATCCTCGTAGCTCCGCAGGACGGGAAGCTGACACAGCTGGCCCGGAGCTACGGCCTTCAGGTCCGGCTGATGTCTATTCCGCTGGTCTATGGAGTGTATACCCCTTATGCCGGTCTTCCGGCAGATATCCGCAAGCTGCAGGAGGGCCGGGAGTATCACGAGCTGACGCACTGGCTTGCGGAGCTCCGTCCGTCGTTCGTGATCACCAGCACCTGTGTGCATGCCCTGCCGCCAATCGCGGCGAAGACACTGGGCATACCGGTGATCTGGAAGATCTCGGAGACCATCACAGACAACGAGTTCACCCCGGTCAGCGTAGAGCTGATCCACAACCACAGCGATGAGATTCTGGCGATTTCACAGACAGCGGCAGCGTGCTTCCCCGAGGAGATCCGCGATAGCAAGGTGACCCAGCTGCCTCCGTCATGGAGTGACGGGGATTTGATGTTCGAGGCTTGGAGCAAGCTGCGCGGGGAACGGCGGAGTGAGCTGAAGATTGCTCCGGGGGACCCGCTGATCGGCTATGTCTCTTCCTTCATTAATAAGGAGAAGGGGCTGGAGCATTTCGTCAAGATGGCGGTTCTGGTGCATGAGCAGCATCCGGCTGCCCGCTACCTCGTAGTGGGGACTCCCGGGGATAAAAGCTACTATGAGCGCTGTGTCCGCAAGGTGAAGCTGGAGGGACTGACCTCACGCTTCCGGTTTGTCGGATATGAAGAATGTCTGCCGGCCGCTTACTGCGCGATGGATCTGCTCGTTGTCCCCAGCCTGATCCGGGAAGGCTTCGGCATGACGGCCCTGGAGGGCTATGCCTTCAGCAAGCCGGTCGTCGCTTATGATTCCGGCGGCCTGCGGGAGATCCTGAACGCCGCAGGCTGCGGCGAGCTGCTCGTGCCAGCGGGAGACATCGATGCGCTGGCCGCACGGGTGAACGCGCTGCTGGCCGACCAGGCGATGGCGGCCGGCATTGGCCGGCAGGCGCGGGAGCATATCGAGGCCGTCTACGGCCCGGCGGCTTACCGCGCCCGGCTGCAAGGCTTAGCGGAGAGGTGGCATCTCCGCTACTGCCTCCAGCCGCCGCAGCTCAGCGGCGGCTTGGAAGCCCTGCCCGCAGCTGCGCCGGCGGGCGGGAAGAGCGCCCCCGCGGCAGCGCCGACGCGGGGGAAGTCCGGGCGCCGCGCCGCACGGCTGCGGGCCGCGAAGCTGCGGCGCGGCAGGCTGCGCCGCGCCAAGTCCCGGAGCAGCGCGGCGGGAAAGAGCCCGCGCCGCAAGAAGCGCGCGGCAAGCTCCGCGCGCAGGCGGGCCAGCGGCGGCAAGAAGCGCCGCGCGGGCCATGCCGGAAGCCGCCGGAGCAAGCGGCGGCGTAAGGCATCTTGA